From the genome of Gracilinanus agilis isolate LMUSP501 chromosome 2, AgileGrace, whole genome shotgun sequence, one region includes:
- the GRXCR2 gene encoding glutaredoxin domain-containing cysteine-rich protein 2, with translation MDDPEKKTNEKCESKPRKVRFKISSSYSGRVLKQVFEDGQELESPKDEYPHSFIQESFEPVESVYGSGEVPKPRFYSTKLTAQRISVYREGNAYTLAGSQPLFNDYKINDHKSPAIIDFGKIIIYTNNLKIIRTSMDKKDFMRKVLQKGEEGEEQFLASKEEGDGDSDQTDGPLPEAENTFVHNQYIQEGEIPEHNCFHCRGSGSATCSLCHGSKFSMLANRFKESYRALRCRACNENGLQPCQICSQ, from the exons ATGGATGATCCTGAGAAGAAgacaaatgaaaaatgtgaaagtAAACCACGAAAAGTGAGATTTAAAATATCTTCATCTTATAGTGGTAGAGTATTGAAGCAGGTTTTTGAAGATGGCCAGGAACTTGAGTCCCCAAAGGATGAATACCCTCACAGTTTTATCCAAGAGTCCTTTGAACCAGTGGAGAGTGTCTATGGGTCTGGAGAAGTTCCCAAACCAAGattttattcaacaaaattgaccGCTCAACGAATCAGCGTTTATAGAGAGGGAAATGCCTACACCCTGGCAGGTAGCCAGCCTCTCTTCAATGATTACAAAATCAATGATCATAAG TCCCCAGCTATTATAGATTTTGGCAAGATAATCATCTACACTAATAACCTGAAAATCATCCGAACTTCAATGGATAAAAAAGACTTCATGAGAAAAGTCCtccagaagggagaagagggagaggaacagTTCCTGGCGAGCAAAGAAGAGGGTGATGGAGACAGCGATCAAACTGATGGCCCACTGCCAGAAGCAGAAAACACATTTGTCCACAACCAATATATCCAG GAAGGGGAAATCCCTGAACACAACTGCTTCCACTGTAGAGGATCGGGCAGTGCTACTTGTTCTCTGTGCCATGGAAGCAAATTCTCAATGTTGGCTAATAGATTTAAGGAATCTTACCGGGCCCTACGATGTCGTGCTTGTAATGAGAATGGCCTCCAGCCCTGTCAGATTTGCAGTCAATAA